Proteins encoded by one window of Anaeromyxobacter sp.:
- a CDS encoding type VI secretion system protein, translating to MPLPALTLAAALLRRRAALAAAGALALLGALSGLIPLLDVPGFELGLVGAWLGVLLAGPLGLAAARAERARVGGSPGVAALAAALAASLLLLVLLASSAARAALGPCRALFGAAFFPVLALPSAWLAAALAAAAGWATRGRALPTGLALGAAVVASLAATLRDAWRGPAAFALDHLLGAWPGPLYDEALRLDARLLLFRLGTTGLALLVGAGAAWLAGRRGGRRVALAAALAAAGGAGAAAARVALAAQGLDGHRGRMAAALGGLRQGPSCTVHLPAEKPAEAADALLADCEFHVHDLAAALGLPAAPRVTVFVHRSDEEKRRHVGASGTSFAKPWLGELHVTDAALPHPILRHELVHLVAAALEPGWLGVPARHGLLVSMGLVEGLAVSLELPRGGWTGHQWARAARDLGFLPDVAAALGPAGFWRAAPARAYGAAGSFLAFLRERHGAAPVAALYRSGDFQAAYGRPAAALLAEWQAFLDGVEVPPGLLRAARARYARPALFAVPCAREVAALEEGAWALAGRGRRDEACQALRRVAAVTGRAGPLRAVGDLLAAAGDLDGAAAAYEEAARAAPEVDAHFRAQLVAAEADLFWRRGEFGAAAAGWSRALAVEPDRPEARLLQAKLAAVADRELAVEARPYLLGLEAQAAALDRLRRLDRPLTAYLLSRQALGRGEAGAAVPLLERAAAGGLPPLLAGEARLLLGEARCQAGAAAGGGGPAALRAGAAELAAVEAGAAAEADRVRAAAGLRRCRFLAGG from the coding sequence GTGCCCCTGCCCGCCCTCACCCTCGCCGCCGCCCTGCTCCGCCGCCGCGCCGCGCTGGCCGCCGCCGGCGCCCTGGCGCTGCTGGGCGCCCTCTCGGGCCTGATCCCGCTGCTCGACGTGCCGGGCTTCGAGCTCGGGCTGGTGGGCGCCTGGCTGGGGGTGCTGCTGGCCGGGCCGCTCGGGCTGGCGGCGGCCCGGGCCGAGCGGGCCCGGGTGGGCGGCTCGCCCGGGGTGGCGGCGCTGGCGGCGGCCCTGGCGGCGTCGCTGCTGCTGCTGGTGCTGCTGGCCTCCTCGGCGGCGCGCGCCGCGCTGGGGCCCTGCCGCGCCCTCTTCGGCGCCGCCTTCTTCCCGGTGCTGGCCCTTCCCTCGGCCTGGCTGGCCGCGGCGCTGGCGGCCGCCGCCGGGTGGGCCACCCGCGGGCGGGCCCTGCCCACCGGGCTGGCGCTCGGCGCGGCGGTGGTCGCCTCGCTGGCCGCCACCCTGCGCGACGCCTGGCGCGGCCCGGCCGCCTTCGCCCTCGACCACCTGCTGGGCGCCTGGCCCGGGCCGCTCTACGACGAGGCGCTGCGGCTCGACGCGCGGCTGCTGCTCTTCCGGCTGGGGACCACCGGGCTGGCGCTGCTGGTGGGCGCCGGGGCCGCCTGGCTGGCCGGGCGGCGCGGCGGGCGGCGGGTGGCGCTGGCCGCGGCGCTGGCGGCCGCGGGCGGGGCCGGCGCGGCGGCGGCCCGGGTGGCGCTGGCGGCGCAGGGGCTCGACGGCCACCGGGGGCGCATGGCCGCGGCGCTGGGCGGCCTGCGCCAGGGGCCCTCCTGCACCGTGCACCTCCCGGCCGAGAAGCCGGCCGAGGCGGCCGACGCCCTGCTGGCCGACTGCGAGTTCCACGTGCACGACCTGGCGGCGGCGCTGGGGCTCCCGGCGGCGCCCCGGGTCACCGTCTTCGTGCACCGCAGCGACGAGGAGAAGCGGCGCCACGTGGGCGCCTCGGGCACCAGCTTCGCCAAGCCCTGGCTGGGCGAGCTGCACGTCACCGACGCGGCGCTGCCCCACCCCATCCTGCGCCACGAGCTGGTCCACCTGGTGGCCGCGGCGCTCGAGCCGGGCTGGCTGGGGGTGCCGGCGCGCCACGGCCTGCTGGTGTCGATGGGGCTGGTGGAGGGGCTGGCGGTCTCGCTGGAGCTGCCGCGCGGCGGCTGGACCGGCCACCAGTGGGCCCGGGCGGCGCGCGACCTGGGCTTCCTGCCCGACGTGGCGGCGGCGCTCGGGCCGGCCGGGTTCTGGCGGGCCGCCCCGGCGCGGGCCTACGGCGCGGCCGGCAGCTTCCTCGCCTTCCTGCGGGAGCGCCACGGCGCGGCGCCGGTGGCGGCCCTCTACCGCAGCGGCGACTTCCAGGCGGCCTACGGGCGCCCGGCGGCGGCGCTGCTGGCGGAGTGGCAGGCCTTCCTGGACGGCGTGGAGGTGCCGCCCGGCCTGCTCCGCGCGGCGCGGGCCCGCTACGCCAGGCCGGCCCTCTTCGCGGTGCCCTGCGCGCGCGAGGTGGCGGCCCTGGAGGAGGGCGCCTGGGCGCTGGCCGGCCGGGGCCGGCGCGACGAGGCCTGCCAGGCGCTGCGACGGGTGGCGGCGGTGACCGGGCGGGCCGGCCCGCTGCGGGCGGTGGGCGACCTGCTGGCCGCCGCGGGCGACCTCGACGGCGCCGCCGCGGCCTACGAGGAGGCGGCCCGCGCCGCCCCGGAGGTGGACGCCCACTTCAGGGCGCAGCTGGTGGCGGCCGAGGCGGACCTGTTCTGGCGGCGCGGCGAGTTCGGCGCCGCCGCGGCCGGCTGGTCGCGGGCGCTGGCGGTCGAGCCGGACCGGCCGGAGGCGCGGCTGCTGCAGGCCAAGCTGGCGGCGGTGGCGGATCGCGAGCTGGCGGTGGAGGCGCGCCCCTACCTGCTGGGGCTGGAGGCGCAGGCCGCCGCGCTGGACCGGCTGAGGCGGCTCGACCGGCCGCTGACGGCCTACCTGCTGTCCCGCCAGGCGCTGGGGCGCGGCGAGGCCGGCGCGGCGGTGCCGCTGCTGGAGCGGGCCGCGGCCGGCGGGCTGCCGCCGCTGCTCGCCGGCGAGGCCCGCCTCC